One window of Papaver somniferum cultivar HN1 chromosome 9, ASM357369v1, whole genome shotgun sequence genomic DNA carries:
- the LOC113312927 gene encoding uncharacterized protein LOC113312927: MKGRRWGTMYDLHILIFFEISGIPVHVTSAKKVFFKYPAQHQILICCDGASKGNPGLAGIRFIARNHDEDYMGAASGGLVIAKNYLAEVIALIVAGEWAITKQWEEVCFSLDSKVVILAFMSNKIPWIVLNRWIKIKMNIPKISFRHSYREVSFSADSMAKKGVLLSRGEVMYYEDKPQFLRNLETEDGLYFRF, from the coding sequence ATGAAAGGCAGAAGATGGGGTACAATGTATGATCTTCATATATTGATATTCTTTGAAATATCAGGCATTCCAGTTCATGTGACCAGTGCTAAAAAAGTTTTCTTTAAATACCCTGCTCAGCATCAAATTttaatctgttgtgatggtgcatccaaAGGGAATCCAGGTCTAGCTGGTATTAGATTTATTGCAAGAAACCATGatgaagattacatgggagcTGCTTCAGGTGGATTAGTGATTGCAAAAAATTATTTGGCAGAAGTCATAGCATTGATTGTTGCAGGTGAGTGGGCTATCACAAAACAATGGGAGGAAGTGTGTTTTAGCTTGGATTCAAAAGTGGTTATACTAGCATTCATGAGCAACAAGATTCCTTGGATTGTTCTAAACAGATGGATCAAGATTAAGATGAATATTCCTAAAATATCATTCAGGCATTCTTATAGAGAGGTGAGTTTCTCTGCAGACTCAATGGCAAAGAAAGGGGTATTACTCAGTAGGGGAGAGGTGATGTACTATGAGGATAAACCTCAGTTTTTAAGAAACTTGGAAACTGAAGATGGTTTGTATTTCAGGTTTTAA